In the Halorubrum ruber genome, CCGACTCCCACGCCTCGTCGTCGGCGTAGATGCCGTCGAGGTCCCACTTGTACTCGGCGTCGATCTCGGACCGCTCGGGAACCGAACTCATACCGTTCGGGTCGGCCTCGCGCACACTAAGCCTTGTCAAACCCCGTGCGGCGGGCCGATATGCGTGCGGTGCGTTACCGCTCACCTGTGTCGCCGCCGGCGTCGCCGGCCTCGCTGCCGTCCGCGCCAGACCCGCCGCGACTGTCCGCCGCCTCCCCCTCGGCCCAGTCCGCGAGGTCGACGACGAGCACGAGCGCGTCCTCGCCGTCGCGGTAGTAGCCGCCCACCCGCCGGATCGGCTCGAACCCCTCGTCGGCGTACAGCGACCGCGCGGGGTCGTTCCCCTCGCGCACCTCCAGCCGGGCCACCGCCACGCCGGTCGCGCGGAGCCGGGCCAGCGCCGACCGGAGGAGGGTCCGGCCGATCCCCTCGCCGCGGGCGTCGGGATGGACGGCCAGGTCCTTGATGTGGCCGATGTCGCGGCCGTGGTTCGGCGTCCGGTCGGCGACGACGAACCCGACGACCGCGCCCGCCCGCTCCGCGACGAGGAACGCCGGCTCGTCCAGCAGCCGCTCGAAGGCGTCGTGCGGCCACGGGTCCGAGAAGCAGGCGCGCTCGATCCGCACCACCGCGAGCAGGTCGGCGCGCTCCGCCCGCCGGACCGCGACGTCGGGGACGCTCACGGGTCGGCTTGCGGGCCGCGGAGAATAAACGCCTCGGGTCGGCGGAGAGGTGCTGAGAGGGAACGCGCCGGGTCGACGAAGGCCGCGGCGACGACGCGTCGGCCCCCTCACGCGTCGATCCAGGGCTCGTCCGGGTCGGCGCCGGCGGGGTCGGGTGCGCACACCTCGAAGCAGGCGCCGTCCGGCGGCCGGAGCCGCCGCCCGTCAGGGAGCCCGATGGGGTCGTCCGCGGGCGCACGCAGCTCCACGCGCCACCCGTGCGACTCGACGACCTCGCGGACGATGTCGAGCCCGTACCCCGTCCCGTCCGCCCGCGTGGTGAACCCGGAGTCGAACACCGACTCTCGGTGGTCGGGGTCGATCCCCGTCCCGTCGTCGGCGACGAGGAACCCCTCGTCGGTGGCGGTGACGAGGACGGTGAGGTCGTCTCCGTCGGAATCGTCCCCGCTCGCCTCGGCCGCGTCCGGCATCCCGTGCTCCGTCGCGTTGCGGAACAGGTTCTCCAGCGCCTGCCGCATCCGGCCGCGGTCGCCGTACATCCGGGCGTCGCGGGCGACAACTAACTCCGCGTCGTCGCCCTCGGCGGCGGTCTCCCAGGCGTCGCGGGCGACGCTCGCGAGGTCGAACTCCGCGGGCTCGTCCATCCCGGTTCCCTGCCGCGCGAGGGTGAGCAGCTCCGAGACGAGCCGGTCGATCCGGTCGACGGCGCGCTCGCCGCGTTCGAGCGGCTCCGTCTCCCCGCGCAGCCGCGCCATCTCGATGGAGCCGCGAATCACGGAGAGGGGATTCCGCAGGTCGTGCGAGACGATGCTCGCGAAGCGGTCGAGCCGCTCGTTCCGGTCGGTGAGCCGCCGCTCGCGCTCTTTCCGCTCGCTGACGTCGCGGGAGTTGATGAGCAGTTCGCCGACCGGGCTGTCGGCCGGCAGTGACCGCGTGCGCGACTCTAACCACACCCAGTCTCCGTCGGCGGCCCGGTAGCGGTACTCCAGCGTGGGCGCCGCGTCGGGCTCGGTGAGCGCGCGGTAGAACCGCTCGGTCACCCGGTCGCGGTCGTCCGGGTGGACGTAGCCGAGCGGGGAGCGCCCGACGGTCGACCCCTGCTCGTAGCCGAGTACCTCCTCGACGGAGGGGCTCTCGTAGACGACGAGCCCCTCGCCGTCGACGACGGTGACGAGGTCGCTGCCGTACTCGAGGAAGGCGCGGTAGCGCTCCGGGAAAGTGCGGTCCGCGTCGACCCGGCGGACCGTGACGATCCGCCCGCCGAAATCCGGGGCGAGCTCCTCGTCGACGACGGACTCGACCCACGCGTATCCCCCGCTCGCGCGGCGGATCCGGTGGGTGACTGTCCGGCTCGTCGCGACCGCCGACAGCGCGTCGGCCACCGGCTCGCGGTCGCTCGGGTGGACGCGGTCGAGGAGATCGCTCCCGACGAGCGCCTCGCGCTCGACGCCGACGACGTCGGGCACCGACGGCCCGGCGAACAGCACCTCGCCGTCGACGGCGACGGCGAGCAGGAACCGGTCGGGCTCGATCGGGCGCGACCACCCCTCCGCGGGCGTCGCGCCGAGGCCTCCCGACCCCTCGTCGGCGTCGGTCGGTGACGGCGGAGAGCCGTCGGCATCGGCGCGCTCGTCCGACCGACCCGGCCGCTCCGCGTCGGCGGTCGGCGCGTCGGTCGCGGCTCGGTCGTCGGGGTCGGGGGCGTCGCCCTCGTCAGCGCCGCGGACCGGCGTCGACGTGTCGGATGGCCGGAGGGTCACGGTGAGTTCTGATCCGTCGTACGGACGCGGGGTGATAAAACTGCGCGGCGGGAAAATCAAACGCGATAACTCGGTTCGGGCGTCGGACCGATCCAGGCCCGGCGCGACCCTCGGGCGCCGTGGACTTCTCGCGGCTCGCGAGATGTCGCCCTCGCGGGCCGTCACACTTCGTCGACGACGGTCCCCTCCGCCCACGCGGCCTCGAAGCCGTCGCGGACGCGGGCGGCGAACCCGCGGTCGCGTAAGTCGAGCATGCCGAACAGCCGGTCGGGCGCGAGCGGGTCGGCGACCTCTAAGCACACCTCCTCGCCGTCGATGAGGTAGAAGTTCCCGTACGCGTCCTCGGTGATCCGCAGCTCGAAGGGGCCCTGCGCGATCGTCAGCGTCGCGCGGTCCTCGTCGACGGCGGCGCGGGCGTCGTCGAACACGCTCGGCGAGAGCAGCACGGAGACGTCGACGCCGCTCCGAATCGCCGCGAGGAGGCGGTCGAGCAGCTCCGGCCCCTCGCGGTCGACGTCGAACTGCGCGGAGACGTCGGTGGCGACGACGACAATCGACTCCTCGGCGGCGTCGATGCGCTCGAAGAGGAGGTCGAGCGAGTCGTCGGCGCCGACCGCGGCGGTCCAGAACTCGTCGTCGGTCGCCTCGGCGTCCGCCAGCCGGTCGATCAGCTCCGACTTGCCCGACTCGTACGTCTCGATCCGCTGTCGCAGCTCCCGCCGCTTCGCCTCGACGAGCCGGTCGACGGCGACCGCGGGCTCGACGGGCGCGTACCGCTTCGGCTCCCGGTCGGTCTGGACGCGGACCAGCCCGCGCGACTCTAAGCCGCCGAGCGCGTCGTAGATGCGCCCCTTCGGCACGCCGCTCTCCTCGGCGGCGGCCGCGGCGGTCCCGGTGCCGAGCGCCAGCAGCGCGCGGTACGCCCGGTCCTCGTAGCTCGACAGGCCGAGGTCGCGGAGCGACTCCATGCCTTCCCGTAGGCCCGGCCCCCACAAAGCGTCGGCGCTCTCCGCCGCACGAGTATATAAAAGAACGCGCGTACAACGTCCGACCGTTTCGCTGTCGCCCCGCGACGGTCGGCCGCGGATCCGCTCTCGGAACGATTCAACGCGTCCACAACCGGTGAAATTCCGGTCTCGGCGAACTTCAATCGCCACCGAACTCTGTGGTTCATCTACGAAAACAGATACGTTGTTGTCATAGGTTCCCGAAGGGTATTACGTCGCAGTCCCGTACCCGTTCGCAGTTACATGAGTCGAATCCGGACGGCCGCCGTCCTCCTCCTCGTCGCGTCCCTGCTCGCGACCGGCACGGCGGTCGCGCAGACGGCCAACGACACGGTGCGCGGCGACCCCGACATCGAGGCGTTCGCGCCGGAGACGGCGTTCGTCCCCGGCGAGGAGTCGACGCTCCAGGTGAGCCTGAACAACCGCGGCGACATCGACGCGCAGGGGGCGGACAACCTCGAGAGCGAGGTGGTGACCGCCCACGAGACGACGGCGCGGATCCTCACCGGCGACGCGGCCAACCGCGAGGTCCCGTTCGACGTGCGGACCGGCGAGCAGACCGTCGGCGACGTCGCGCGCGGCGTCACCGGGCCGATCGAGTTCACCGTCGTCCCGGACAAAGACGCCGAGCCGGGCGTCTACCGCGTTCCGATCCGACTGGAGTACCGCAACGTCGAGAGCGCCGAGGTCGACGACGGCTCCACCGTCCGCGACGAGGAGATCGTGACGGAGACGGTGTACGTCTCCGTGGAGATCACGGACCGCGCGCAGTTCGCGGTCGTCGACGTCGACGGCGTCGTCCAGGCCGGGGACAACGGCCTCGTCGACGTGACGCTGCGGAACGTCCGGAACGAGACCGCCCACGAGGCCAGCGTGGCGGCGAACCCGATCGACCCCGACCTCTCCTTCGCCACCGACGCGGGCACGACCGAGACGTACGTCGGCGCGTGGGAACCGGGCGAGAACCGCACGTTCACCTACCGGCTGGCCGCCGCGGGCCAGGCGACCGCGCGAGCGTCGACGCTGGAGTTCGACGTCGACTACCGCGACGCCGAGCGCGCGAACGCGGCCGCGCGGACGGTCCGGACGGGCGTGACGCCGCTCTCGCGGCAGGCGTTCTCCGCGGAGGGGTTGAACAGCACGCTGCGCGTCGGCGAGGACGGCTCGTTCACCGTCGAGGTTCGCAACCGCGGCCCTCGCGACATCGAGAACGCGGTCGTCGTCTTCAGTAACGAGGCGCCCGCGCCCGAGGGTGTCGGGCAGGAGACGGTCCAGTCCGACCCGAACATCGTCCCGCGCTCGACGCGGGACACGGTCGGCGACCTCGCGGTCGGCGAGACCGCGACCGCGACGTTCGACGCCGGCCTCCGGACGGACGCGAACCCCGGCGCGCGGACGGTCAACGTGGCGGTCCGCTACCGCGGGCTCGGCACCGACGAGGGGGTGAGCGCGAGCGAGGGCGACGACGGCACCGTCTCGCTCGTCTCGACGGGGTCGGCCGGCGACGTCATCGTCTCCGACACGCTCGACGTGGTCGTCGACGTCGCCCCCGAGGCGGACGTCTTCGCCGTGTCGCCCGCCGAGCCGAACGCGACCGACCCCTCGTCGGTGACGCCCGGGTCGACGGTCCGGTACGACGCGGTCGTCCGCAACACCGGGCCCGAGCCGATCTCGAACCTACAGGCGAAGCTGTTCGTCGACTCGCCGCTCTCCTCGTCCGACGACGAGGCGTTCGTCACCTCGCTCGACCCGGGCGAGGAGACGACGGTCAGCTTCGAGGTCGCGGTCGACGGCGGCGCGACGCCGAAGACGTACGCGGCCGCGGTCGACTTCCGGTACGACGACGCCGACGGCGACGAACAGCTCTCCGACACCTACCGGCTCCCGGTCGAGGTGACGACCGCCGACGACAGCGGGGCCCTCACCTCACCGCTCGGGATCGTCGCCCTGCTCGGCGTCGTCGCGGTCGGCGGCGCCCTGGTCTGGCAGCGCGGCCGGGTGAGCCGGGCGATCGCTCGGCTTCGAAGCCGGCTCCGCTCCCGATAGATGGACCCCGTCACCCGGCTGTTCGGCGCGATCACCGACCGGGTCATCGAGCAGCCGCGCCGGGTCGTGATCGCCTGCCTCGTCGTCACCGCCCTGTTCGCGCCCGGCATGGCGCTGCTGGAGGCGAGCGCAGGCAGCGACCAGTTCACGGACGGGATCGAGGAGGCGGACGCGCTCGACCGCGTGAACGAGCGGTTCGAGCCCGCGTTCGGGGGTGACGACCCGACGACGCAGCTGATCCAGCGCGACGTAAACGTGCTCGACCGCCGCGGCCTGCTCGACATGCTGGCGACCGCCGAGCGGTTGGACGAGCGCGACGGGTTGCGGGTGACCGACTTCTCCGCCCCGGCGATGGACGTCGCGGCCGAGCTCGACGAGGACGCCGACACCCCCGAGGACGCCCGCGACGCGATCGAGCGCGCCAGCGACGGCGAGATCGACGACGCGGTCGACGCCGCGGCAGAGGACCCCGGCTTCGCGACGCTGCTGTCCGACGATTTCAACAGCGAGTCCGGCACCGCCTCTGCGTCGCTCGGCGTCGTCTCCCACTCGTTCCCGGCCTCGGCGGACACCCAGGCGATCCAAAGCGAGGCCCGCACCGTCGCCGAGGAGGCCCCGGGTGACATCACCGCGTTCGGCGGGGGGATCGTCGATGATGAGTTCGAGCGCGTCATCTTCGACTCGCTGTCGATCGTCGTGCCCGCGGCGCTCGCGGTCATCCTCGGCCTCTTGGCGTACGCCTACCGCGACCCCTTCGACTTCGTGCTCGGCGGGATCGCACTGTTGATGACGGTCGTGTGGACGTTCGGCTTCACGGGGTACGCGGGGATCGCCTTCTCGGAGGTGCTGATCGCGGTGCCGGTCCTCCTCTTAGCGATCGGGATCGACTTCGGGATCCACACGGTAAACCGCTACCGCGAGGACCGCGCGGCGGGCGCGCCGCCGGAGACGGCGATGCGCGGCGCGCTCGGCCAGCTCGTGGTGGCGTACTCGATCATCGCCGGCACGACGATCATCGGCTTCCTCGCGAACCTCACCAGCTCGCTGCCCCCGCTCCGGGAGTTCGGGTTGGTCGCCGGGCTCGGGATCTGTTTCACCCTCGTCATCTTCGTCGGCTTCCTCCCGGCCGCCAAGCTGCTCTTAGACCGCTGGCGCGCAAAGCGCTCGCTGCCCGAGTTCGGCTCCCGCCCGCTCGGCGCCGAGGACTCCGCGCTCGGGCGGCTCCTCCCCAAACTGTCCGCGATATCGCGGCCCGCACCCGCGGTCTTCCTCGTCGTCGTCCTGCTGATCACGGCCGGCGCCGCGGGCTACGGCGCGGGCGTCGACACAACCTTCGAGCAGGACGACTTCCTGCCGCCGAGCGAGGAGCCGGCGTACATCGACTACTTCCCCGGCCCGCTCCAGCCCGGCGAGTACACCGCGACGGAGACGATCAACTTCCTCTCCGACAACTTCGCCACGAGCGAGGACGACACCGTCACCATCTACGTGGAGCGGCGCATGACCAGCGACAGCGCCCTCCGCAGCCTCGCGCGCGCCGAGCGCGACCCGCCCGACTCGTTCGTCACGGTCGACGGCCGCGCCAGCGCCGACAGCGTCCAGAGCGCGATCGACGCCTACGCCGCCGAGGACCCAGAGTTCGAGCAGCTGGTCGAGGAGTCCGCGCTCGACGACGGGCGGCCGAACCGGAACCTCGACCGCATCTACGCCGAGCTGCGGAACTCGCCGTACGACGACTTCACCGGCGAGTACCTCGCCGACGACAGCCGCTCGACGCGGATCGTGTACGCCGTCGAGTCCGACGCCAGCGACGCCGAGATCACCGCCGACGCCCGGCGCGTGGCCGACCGCTACCGCGGCGACGCGACCGCGACCGGCCAGATCGTCGTGTTCCAGGCGGTCGCGGACACGATCTTCGACTCCGCGATCGTCTCGCTGGCGGCCGCTCTCGGGCTCTCGGCGGTGTTCCTCGTAATCTTGTTCTGGCTGCTGCTCGGCAGCCCGACGCTGGGGCTCGTCACGCTCGTCCCGGTCACGGTCGCCGTCGCGACGCTCACCGCCACGATGCGGCTCGGCGGCATCCCGTTCAACGCGATCACCGCGACGATCCTCGCGATCACTATCGGGCTCGGGGTGGACTACACCGTCCACGTCGCGCACCGGTTCCACGACGAGTACCCCCGCGGCGGCGACGTCGACGCCGCGGTCGTCACCACGCTCCGCGGCACCGGCGGCGCGCTCACCGGCACGTGGGCGACGACCGCGCTCGGCACGGGCGTCCTCGTCTTGGCCATCACCCCGATCCTCGGCCAGTTCGGGCTGCTCACCGCCGCCAGCATCACGCTCGCGTACCTGGCGTCGCTGATCGTGTTGCCGCCGGCGCTCGTCGTCTGGGTCGCCGTCGTCGAGCGCCGCCCCGGACTGCTGTTCGTGGGTCGCTTCCTCGACGCCGCGGGCGCCATCGACGCCGACGCCGAGGGCGACGCGACCGACCGAGCTCGGACCGACGGCGGGACGGCCGACTCCGGCGTCGCCGACGACGCCGACGCGTTCGAGTGGCAGACCGACCCACGGCCGCCCGCCGAGGACCCGAGTCAGAAGGATTAAACGCTCGCCGCGGATACCGGCTCGTGAGGGCGCGTAGCTCAGCGGACAGAGCACTTGGTTCCGGACCAAGATGCCGCGGGTTCAAATCCCGTCGCGCCCGCTATCTGCGAACGAAGTGAGCAGTAGCGGCGCATGCGGGATTTGAACCCTGCCAGTCGCAGCCCGCGCAGCGAACGGAGTGAGCGAGCAGGACCGTCTGGCTCTGGTTCAAAGTCCCGTCGCACCCGTGTTCTCGCGTCGCTTCGCTCGCTCGAACACGGGTGCGACTGGCTCCACGCTCGCTCCCTTCGGTCGCTCGCGTGGATCCCGTCGCGCCGTATCGTTCTACCCGACCGATAGCAACAGCGTAGAACTGTGAAACCGTAACAGCGCCGACTACTCGTCTTCGAGGGCGTCGTAGATGTCTCGGTTCGCATCGCGGTCGTCTGCCGCGACCCGTCGAACCAGTTCCTGCCAACTATCCTCCATCACACCGTCAAGCGGCGAGGTCAGTTCTGCGCCTTCCTCTGTGACCATATCCGAAGAGACGCTTTGAGGGTCGTTACTACTCGCCGACGCTGTTGAGCGCGCTGTTCAGCTCGAAGAGTTCGCGGACGGCATCGCTGTCCGCGACCCGGTACCGACGCGGTGACGTGTTCGGAACCTCCTCGATGAGTTCGACCTCGATCAGGAGATCGGTGTAGTTACCGACGGTTTGGCGCGTGACGCCGGCGTGTTCTGCGAATTCGGTTTTGTTGAACTCGCGGTTCGGCGGGAGATCGAGCAACGCGTCTACGAGAATTGGGATCGCATCGTGCTGCGTGAGGTACAGCCACCCGCTCGGGTGCTCCTTCCGGAGCTCTTTCTTCGCCCCGCGGTCGTCCGCCTGTTCCAGACTACTCATACAGAGAGACACCATCTGTATGTGTATAAGCGTTCCCACTAGCGTTAACTGTCATTAACAGCCTTTATGTATGAATGGATTCATCCCTCCGCTATGGAGAAGCCGTCGGTGAAGTGTGCCCTCCTGGCGACGATGATAGCGAAACACAAGTGGGGCACACCGATCACGGAGGAGGCGCTCCTCAATCTCTCAGCGATCGACGGCGACTACCCGACTGCGCGTGACGTCTATGCGGACCTTCGACGCGAACCCTACATCACTTACCGCGGAAACCGCGGTATCGAGCTCAACAAGAGTCGCTTCGACAAACTCGCCGATGTTCTCTACCACGAATGCGGCTGGGAAGCCTGGGAGATCGATAGTCGCCTGAAACACTACGAGGGCATCGAGGAGCATGATTGGAAGTGAGTCCTCTATACAGACCGACCAAATCCACACTGAGCCCCGACGCGAGATATCCGTTCTGTATCTCGCACGGATGGCACATACTACTAAACCAGTTGTCAGAAACGGCAGTTTTGAAACGGCCGAATTCAGCCGCCTCACACCTGGAAGGTCTCGTCGTTCGACGGCCGAACCAGCGCCCGTCGCGCTGGTCGAATATACTTCTGACCGACCCATCGACATTCAGAGAATACCCAGTGGACTGACTGAAGTCATCAGCGAGTAAATCTCGATATGGCTTCCTCTTCCGGTTCTTTGATTTGATATCTCATACTAAAAATATATTTATCCGGCGTTTGATATTCGGGCATGTATCGGTTCACGCCGGACGAAATTGACTACGAGCGGGCCAACCACCAAGCGGTCATCCAAGGGGCGGACGACATAGACGTGAAGCGAATCGGCAACCTCGGCGAGCTCGCGTTCGAGCAGTTCTGTCGCGAGTATCTCCCCGTCGAGATGTGGGAGTGGGAAAACGAGGAAGCAATCCGGCGGTGTAACTCCGAGAGCTTCTCTGGGCATGACTTCGAGGTTTTCGGCTACACGGTCGACGTGAAGTCATCGCGGGACGTCTCGGCCTTCCTTCCCGAGTCGCTCGTTGAACGCGATCCCGATGACGACATCGTAGTAATGGTCTGGCATCGAGATAACGAGGATAGTCTGATGTTGCTCGGGTGGGAACGCCTCGAAACGCTGAAATCGAAGGTCGAAACGGAGAAGGCGTTCTCGGGCGAGTCCCCGGAAAAACTCGACCACCTCGCGGCCCGCCCGATGAACGAACTGATCGACCTCGGTCCTAACACCGCTCACATGAACCAGAAGCCGGAGAATCCGTTCTCACCAGGGGATCGGGTGGTGAAGGCTGGCGACTCGGAGCCGTCGGTGGGAATCGCCGTCGAGGTACTACCGCCGGAGCAGAACACCGGCGCGTTCGGACACGAAATGGACGGGGAAGCGGTGCGGGTCGCGTTCCCGAGTTCGCTCGATGAGGGACCAGGTGCGTGGCGGGACTACCACCCCGCGATCCTCGCGTCGTACTGTGACGATCAGGACATCAAACTCTGGACGTACAAACACGAGAACCTCGCGTTCGCGGAGAATCCGTACGTGGCAGGTGACAAGGTAATTAAGACCAGCCACAGCGACCCGAACACGGCCGTCGTGGTGGAAGGCTCCGAGGAGCGTGAGGACGACAACGTGACTGTCGCATTTTTGGGTGACTTCGAGGAGGAGGACATCTTGCCGGGAGAGCTTGCGACGCACTGTGAGGCGAACGGGATCAAGTGTTACACGTACGAGTATTCGGAATTGGATTTCTCAACATAAGCCTCATCCAGCTACCGAAACGGACTGGTTGCTCTGGCGAGTGGATTTTTATTCAGCGGCGAAAACTTCGATCTTGAATGAAAGCATCGACCGCGAAGGAGGAACTGCTTGATAAGGGTTACAGATCGATCACGAGCAGTTTGAACAGCTCTGTAAGATGGTGATCGAGCGTGCGGAGCCAACTCGTGAACTTGAGCTAACGCCCTTCCGTGGCGATGGCGGGATCGATATTCACGCCGTTATCGATCGAGAACTGTTCCACGCTCGGCTCGGCGTACAAGCGAAACAATATGCTACCGGGAACAGCGTCGGCGCCCGCACCCTCCGCGGATTTAAAGGCGCTCTCTCGGAGCAACAGTATCACATCGGAACGGTGATCACGACCTCCTCGTTCACCTCTGGAGCCGAGACAAGCGCAGACCAAGATTTCATCCGATTGATCGACGGTGACCGTCTCACAGACATCATGGTTGAGAGCGGCATCGGTGTCGTTACAAACGACGAATCCTACGAACTTGACCCCACGTTCTGGAGTGCGTTCGAGAAGCCGGAGCGCACCGATACCATCCCATCTCTAGAGGTACCACAGGCGGACAACTTTGAGGTGATTCGCACTGTCATCCAAGCGGTCGGAGTGGGTTCTGATATTAAACCCGATATCGCAGAATACGTTCGAAGACGGACGGATTCAGACAGCTTCGATCCACGGCAAGCGGATTACTACGGTATTGCTGCGTGGCTTCTCCAGTTCCTCCACAAAGAACAGGAGGTCGAGATTGACAACCACACGATCCGCCGCTGGGGACTCACCCGCCTCGGCGAGGAATATCTCACGTATCTCGATCGCGGCAATCGAGAATCTGCGGACGCCCTCCTCACACAGCAGATCCGTGATGTCGAGATCATCTCCCGTGTATACGCTCAACTCGAAGAAGACGGTACTCTCTCCCGACGCGATATTACGGAGATCCTCGCAGACGAGACCACTCTCTCGGATTCAACCACGCGTCGACGCGCCCGAACCGTTGGCGAGTGGCTCGTTTGTCTCCCTGAAATCACGACGAGCGGCCGGGGATCTGAGCAACAATACGTGCTGGACTCAACGCCACGTTGAGCGGTCTCCGACAGCTCATTCAGTAAAATCCGAGAGAGTCTTTCTCCGCTGCGCCTCTGCTGGAACGTTTGTAATGAGAACTTCTGAGACCTCTCCGCGACTACTGGCATCGCTGTTTATCGCACGAGTAGCATCTACATATCTGATCGAGAACATGCCGTGGTCCTCGTATAACTCCGTGACTGGCGGGGAGTTAGAGAGGATCACGGAAACATCCATTTCCGTGAGTTCCACCACGACATCGCGAAGTCGGCGTTGATCCTCTCGGTCGAATCCCTCTGCTTGGTACGAATTGAAATCCGCGGTTTTCGACACCGGTTCGTACGGCGGATCAAAATACACAAGATCGCCGCTGGAAGCCTCATCGACGACGTAGCTGAAATCCGTATTGAACACGGCCGTGCCTTGGAGGACGCGCGATGCCTTTCGGATCCGCTGTTCTTGTACCCAGTCTGGGTTTGAATACCGGCCGAAAGAGACGTTAAATTCGCCGTCACTGTTCTCTCGGTACAATCCGTTGAAACAGGTCCGATTCAAATATAAAAGCAAACTCGCCTCTCGGACTCGCTCGTCCCGCGTTAGATTCGACTGTGAGAAGAGCGCATTAAACTCCGAGCGAGCGTTATAGTAGTATTCTTCCGTGTGTTCGTGCGTCTTGTTTTCGTCTATAAGTGCGTCTGGTTGATATCGAACGATCTCATAAAAGGTAGTCAACCGCGTGTTCAGATCGTTGATCGTTCCATCGTCAGGATCTTGATCAAAAAAGACAGCGCCACCTCCCACGAACGGTTCGTGATACGCCTCATATGTGGTTGGAAACAGCGCCGTGATTTCTGAGAGAAGCTGGCGCTTTCCACCTGCCCATTTTAAGATCGGCTCTACCATTCAGTGTAGATCTCCTCGGTATTCGCAAAAAACTGTCCCGTTGGGGTAGTATGGACACTTGAGATGTGGTTTAGAGATCCGTCAGCCGCAGCACGACTGTATTGTACTCTATCGGGCTTTGAGTGGAAGAGACGGACGGAGGGGGGTGCGTCCAGCAAACTACAGAGGTACTCGACTGCGATTCCAGTGTCGTAACACGAGACACGATCCCAGAGTCGCCTCTGTATCGAATTCGACACTCGTATTCATCTCTTCAGGGTCATCTTCGCCGGGAGGGGGGTGCGTCCGGCAACGAATCGCAGCGCACGACGCTCCGGGACGGCCCACAACCATTTATCAAAACTCCCGGCGACGCCTGTCTATGGACCACAACGTCTCGCGAATCCACGAGCACGACCTCCGCTCGGTGTGGGAGAACGAAGAGCGGGATTTCACGCAATGGTTGACAGAGAACATCGACCTGCTCGCGTCCGAGTTGGGGATAGAAATTGAAGACGCACGAGCTGAGGAAGCCGTCGGTGACTTCTCGGCCGACATCGTCGCACGAGAGATGAACACCGGTGAGACCGTCGTTATCGAGAATCAATACAATCGGACGGACCACGACCACTTGGGGAAGCTCCTGACGTACTCGTCGGGAAAGAACGCTGGGTTCACGATGTGGCTCGCCGAGGAATTCCGGCCGGAACACCGGAGCGTCCTCGAATGGTTGAACGAAACCGGGCCGAAAGGTGCGAAATTCTTCGCGATCAGACCCCGCGTCGTGAGTATCGAGGGATCCGAGGAGCGTGGGTTCGAGTTCGAAGTCGTTGTCGAGCCCAACGAATGGGAACGCGAGGTGAGCACCGAGTCGCTGTCCGACCTTGAGCGTAGCTACCGGCAGTTCTTCGCCGAGATGGTCGAGG is a window encoding:
- a CDS encoding restriction endonuclease, translated to MVIERAEPTRELELTPFRGDGGIDIHAVIDRELFHARLGVQAKQYATGNSVGARTLRGFKGALSEQQYHIGTVITTSSFTSGAETSADQDFIRLIDGDRLTDIMVESGIGVVTNDESYELDPTFWSAFEKPERTDTIPSLEVPQADNFEVIRTVIQAVGVGSDIKPDIAEYVRRRTDSDSFDPRQADYYGIAAWLLQFLHKEQEVEIDNHTIRRWGLTRLGEEYLTYLDRGNRESADALLTQQIRDVEIISRVYAQLEEDGTLSRRDITEILADETTLSDSTTRRRARTVGEWLVCLPEITTSGRGSEQQYVLDSTPR
- a CDS encoding DNA adenine methylase, which translates into the protein MVEPILKWAGGKRQLLSEITALFPTTYEAYHEPFVGGGAVFFDQDPDDGTINDLNTRLTTFYEIVRYQPDALIDENKTHEHTEEYYYNARSEFNALFSQSNLTRDERVREASLLLYLNRTCFNGLYRENSDGEFNVSFGRYSNPDWVQEQRIRKASRVLQGTAVFNTDFSYVVDEASSGDLVYFDPPYEPVSKTADFNSYQAEGFDREDQRRLRDVVVELTEMDVSVILSNSPPVTELYEDHGMFSIRYVDATRAINSDASSRGEVSEVLITNVPAEAQRRKTLSDFTE
- a CDS encoding efflux RND transporter permease subunit; the encoded protein is MDPVTRLFGAITDRVIEQPRRVVIACLVVTALFAPGMALLEASAGSDQFTDGIEEADALDRVNERFEPAFGGDDPTTQLIQRDVNVLDRRGLLDMLATAERLDERDGLRVTDFSAPAMDVAAELDEDADTPEDARDAIERASDGEIDDAVDAAAEDPGFATLLSDDFNSESGTASASLGVVSHSFPASADTQAIQSEARTVAEEAPGDITAFGGGIVDDEFERVIFDSLSIVVPAALAVILGLLAYAYRDPFDFVLGGIALLMTVVWTFGFTGYAGIAFSEVLIAVPVLLLAIGIDFGIHTVNRYREDRAAGAPPETAMRGALGQLVVAYSIIAGTTIIGFLANLTSSLPPLREFGLVAGLGICFTLVIFVGFLPAAKLLLDRWRAKRSLPEFGSRPLGAEDSALGRLLPKLSAISRPAPAVFLVVVLLITAGAAGYGAGVDTTFEQDDFLPPSEEPAYIDYFPGPLQPGEYTATETINFLSDNFATSEDDTVTIYVERRMTSDSALRSLARAERDPPDSFVTVDGRASADSVQSAIDAYAAEDPEFEQLVEESALDDGRPNRNLDRIYAELRNSPYDDFTGEYLADDSRSTRIVYAVESDASDAEITADARRVADRYRGDATATGQIVVFQAVADTIFDSAIVSLAAALGLSAVFLVILFWLLLGSPTLGLVTLVPVTVAVATLTATMRLGGIPFNAITATILAITIGLGVDYTVHVAHRFHDEYPRGGDVDAAVVTTLRGTGGALTGTWATTALGTGVLVLAITPILGQFGLLTAASITLAYLASLIVLPPALVVWVAVVERRPGLLFVGRFLDAAGAIDADAEGDATDRARTDGGTADSGVADDADAFEWQTDPRPPAEDPSQKD
- a CDS encoding DUF4268 domain-containing protein — its product is MDHNVSRIHEHDLRSVWENEERDFTQWLTENIDLLASELGIEIEDARAEEAVGDFSADIVAREMNTGETVVIENQYNRTDHDHLGKLLTYSSGKNAGFTMWLAEEFRPEHRSVLEWLNETGPKGAKFFAIRPRVVSIEGSEERGFEFEVVVEPNEWEREVSTESLSDLERSYRQFFAEMVEAYSQRRPTWYKLKPGPRNYLTFSAGIGGVRFGWVFHQGPEFSVELYISTSDKERNEEIFEALKRDRTEIESNLGVELEWERLPEKQASRIKQPEDIDRTITDLTADQRNHLVEWGVDAMDEFQEEFEPRLSALGSN